The following are encoded in a window of Gymnogyps californianus isolate 813 chromosome 21, ASM1813914v2, whole genome shotgun sequence genomic DNA:
- the TMEM52 gene encoding LOW QUALITY PROTEIN: transmembrane protein 52 (The sequence of the model RefSeq protein was modified relative to this genomic sequence to represent the inferred CDS: inserted 1 base in 1 codon) produces the protein MSNWTSLWYVWLILLTVFLLLLCGITASCIKFCCHKKKLPVETFPRHPCDLTVIAIDSDSTAHSTVTSYSSLQYPLSAPIPSIFVDMDKNTVSPPAYSLYAMELPPSYDEAVQMGKQYTEVARISPKLNDIPGQVTPGGLSPTQYPPXDPATQANSENSEDATQEQPQL, from the exons ATGTCTAATTGGACAAGTCTGTGGTATGTCTG GTTAATCTTGCTGACTGtgttcctgctcctgctctgtggGATCACAGCAAGCTGCATCAAATTCTGCTGCCACAAGAAGAAGCTTCCAGTTGAGACCTTCCCTAGGCACCCTTGTGATTTGACCGTTATTGCTATTGACAGTGACAGCACTGCCCATAGCACAGTGACCT CATATAGCTCGTTGCAGTACCCTCTAAGTGCCCCTATTCCTTCGATATTTGTGGATATGGATAAGAACACTGTGTCCCCTCCAGCTTACAGTCTCTATGCAATGGAGTTGCCACCTTCTTATGATGAAGCTGTCCAAATGGGTAAACAATACACTGAAGTAGCACGGATAAGCCCGAAACTCAATGACATCCCTGGACAGGTGACACCAGGAGGGCTGAGTCCCACCCAGTATCCAC GAGATCCAGCAACACAGgcaaattcagaaaattcagaagatGCAACACAAGAACAGCCGCAGCTCTGA